A portion of the Maylandia zebra isolate NMK-2024a linkage group LG9, Mzebra_GT3a, whole genome shotgun sequence genome contains these proteins:
- the LOC143420274 gene encoding uncharacterized protein LOC143420274 yields MADLPVDRLTPTPPFTSVGLDVFGPWTVTTRRTRGGSADSKRWAVLFTCMSTRAVHIELIETMSTSSFINALRRFFCIRGPAQILRSDRGTNFVGACNELQIDHKDTELNSYLQEKGCTWLFNPPHSSHMGGSWERLIGVARRILDGILLKAVHVQLTHEVLSTFMAEVMAIMNARPLVPVSTDPDKPNLLTPAMLLTQKVNALSAPTGSFGPPDLYSKQWKQVQCLADSFWKQWKSEYLSTLQQRRKWTDDKTNIKVGDVVLLKDALAHRNDWSMGKVVRTFESKDNKVRKAEVKTVKDGNEKVFLRPIADMVLLLSSDK; encoded by the coding sequence ATGGCAGATTTACCTGTGGACAGGCTGACACCAACGCCACCGTTCACTAGTGTAGGACTGGATGTCTTTGGACCCTGGACGGTCACCACACGTCGCACCAGAGGAGGGAGTGCAGACAGTAAACGCTGGGCTGTGCTTTTCACCTGCATGTCCACGAGAGCTGTGCACATTGAGCTCATTGAAACAATGTCAACATCCAGCTTCATCAATGCGCTGAGGAGATTTTTCTGCATCCGTGGACCTGCTCAAATACTCAGATCTGATAGAGGTACAAATTTTGTTGGAGCATGCAATGAGTTGCAAATTGATCACAAGGACACAGAACTAAACTCATACCTGCAAGAGAAAGGATGCACATGGCTGTTTAATCCCCCACACTCGTCACACATGGGTGGCTCGTGGGAGAGACTTATTGGAGTAGCAAGGCGCATCCTAGATGGTATTCTGTTGAAAGCCGTACATGTCCAACTAACGCATGAAGTGTTAAGTACATTCATGGCAGAAGTAATGGCAATAATGAATGCAAGACCACTTGTACCAGTCTCAACAGATCCAGACAAACCAAACCTTCTCACTCCAGCAATGCTCCTTACACAAAAGGTCAATGCATTATCTGCACCAACAGGAAGCTTTGGACCGCCAGACCTCTACTCAAAGCAATGGAAGCAAGTACAGTGTTTGGCAGACTCTTTTTGGAAACAGTGGAAAAGTGAATATCTTTCAACACTACAGCAAAGGAGAAAATGGACTGAtgataaaacaaacataaaagttGGTGATGTTGTGTTATTGAAAGATGCTCTCGCACACAGAAATGACTGGTCCATGGGAAAAGTTGTAAGAACATTTGAGAGCAAGGACAATAAGGTTCGAAAAGCAGAAGTAAAGACTGTGAAAGATGGAaatgaaaaagtgtttttgagACCCATCGCTGATATGGTTTTGCTTTTATCAAGTGATAAATAA